The Panicum virgatum strain AP13 chromosome 6K, P.virgatum_v5, whole genome shotgun sequence nucleotide sequence tgtttgttttaattatgagttaatgataagtttcgtttgttttccccatcggtgatgcaaattgaaactTATGACATGATTTTAATTAGACCATCGTAGGGTTAATCTTGCGTCTTTATGTGCATCTTATTGTATAGATTATTGAGACTtcaattttataattttttagtgAATTATGAGGGCTTGCTAAGCACCATTGAGCCCTTTGATGGCACCAATTTTCCCAAGTGGAATAAAGAGGTGCATGCTGTTCTCAAGGTTCTGGGCCTTGATTACGCATTATGTGATAATGAACCAATTGCTCCTGCGGCAAATGCTGAGAGTTATGATGAGCAAATAAAGAAGTTTAACTCCAACTTGGAGAAATGGAAACATTCCAATAAGCTTGGAAAAATGATTATCAACCAATCAATCTCAGTTGCCATAAGAGGAGTACTTCCCTGTATAAAGAATGATGGGGAACTAAGTGCTAAGGAGTTTCTAAACTCCATTGAGGAAAATTATGAAGTTGATTATGCCAATTTCCTCATAAATAAGTCGTGTACCTCACATTATGATGGGCAAAATGGTAGCATGTATGATATGGCTGCAGAGTTGAAAACTCGAAGTTGCAAGTTCTGCCAGTCACCTGGTCACATTATGAAGCAATGCCTTGAGTTTAAAGAATGGAATGAAAATAAGGGTAATAAAGTTGTCTTATAAGTcgaattaaattaaattttcccCATAagttttggtggattgattgagatgcattccCCTGCAGGTCATTAAGTCTGAACCATAAGATAAGGGGAGACAAGGGGAGAAAATCCAACAAGTGACGATGGAAAGGCAAAAGACATTAGAAGCTTCGCATTAGCTCGTAGCTATTAGCTTGGCTCTAGTGTTTATTTTGATGATATATATTTTGGATTGAGTAAAGACATATTTGTTTCAGTAATAATAAGTGATTCTGGACATTTTGTCAAGTTTCAAAATAATAAAGACATCATCATTTGTTGGATCTGTTATTTGTCAAGGAATTTTCATATACATTTCTTGTATATTGTGTAATGCTTTAATTAGTTGTTGATGAGACCTTGTCGAAATTGTGAATTATTAGTTAAATCACATTTCGAAGGGGAGAATTGGAATGTCTCATCAGGTATAAGAGATACTCTAGTTGTAATGTGTCATAAGAATGAGAGATACTCCAGTCATTAGATGTAAGACAATAAAGAGCTATAACTTATCGCCATATTTTATTCATAAGGCTAAATTAGAAAATCGGCTCATATAAAGGGTGAATATGATGGAGAACGCTCTCAAAGACCATTGTGATGGGAAAGCCAATTGTCTCAAATTTGTATgattttattctttattctGGCCACCGCTGGGTGCGGTATAATTTTCACAGGTCCTGTTGTTCTATCCATTTTCTGGCCACCTCTGTTGTGGATTAGTTCAATTTGGATCAGAGATGATTGAAGTATGGTTGTGTTCATGATTTTGGCCACCGATGTTTTGTGAACATTTAATCGTAGCTTTGCTACTCTAGTTCATTAACTAGCCACCGCTGTGGTGGGCTAGGTTAGCAAAGAAAGCTGATCAACGGTATAGTTTTGTCGTGCCAAGATAAATAGTAAAGAGCTACCATtgtgaattatttcagataagTTTAAGGGCTGACACTTCTAATATTCTGATTATTCAGAATTCAATGGAAGCTCACAAAGGAGGAAGGAAATAGAGAAGAAAATCTTAATGAGATATAGGATAAGTTTTCTCTATATCAATGACTTGAGATGAGATATATATCtatctatatacatatatgattTGATATATATATCGTGCCATAAGTTTTTCTCCAATTTTCATCCAAACTCTGTTGAGGATTTACATTAGTTGTTTAACCATGACGGAGATACGTAATGATAATTTAAGTTTTGGGCACAAAAGTAATAGCCTCAGTCATTTTTAAAATTAATGGATGTGAATTTTGAACAATTCATATCATGGCAATTTTCTGATGGGCTCAAGGCAGTAGGCTGTAATGGGTCTACAAGTTTTGAAAAGTGATTCCAAAGGAAACTAAGATGCTAAGTTCATGGGTAACTATAATTCATTTTATAAGGTAAAGGTGGATTAATAATTATCCTGATACTCTAAGGTGAATATTTTCTCCATAAGCTGACTAAAGTAAGAATGCGTTCCTAGTTTCTGGGGGAGCATGATACTAAGATGGAACCATAGTGAGTATTGGGATTTGTCACTAAAGGGCGTATGTTAAGAAAGACTCTAAAGTGACAACATGTGAATGCATACACAACCATGCCTGTTTTTGTTTGCGTGATATAGCAAATTTCGTTATAAGAATAAAGTTAAGAATAAGATAAATAGGAAGATGTTCCTAAGGTTTCAGTTTTGA carries:
- the LOC120712176 gene encoding uncharacterized protein LOC120712176 — encoded protein: MWWYDSCDYKSVEPNEKPFALHTSAKTKKACVNLFLLESQTAIHYLLQEELDTIPKIRCWKVWKCGVPRSVSTFTPFYYLCGIDGSCCSSFTSRSSTTEASVMAIRFVNYEGLLSTIEPFDGTNFPKWNKEVHAVLKVLGLDYALCDNEPIAPAANAESYDEQIKKFNSNLEKWKHSNKLGKMIINQSISVAIRGVLPCIKNDGELSAKEFLNSIEENYEVDYANFLINKSCTSHYDGQNGSMYDMAAELKTRSCKFCQSPGHIMKQCLEFKEWNENKGH